One Paraburkholderia agricolaris genomic region harbors:
- the rimP gene encoding ribosome maturation factor RimP has product MQLTELIETTVVGLGYELVDLERTGRGSLCIYIDQPAGIAIEDCEKVTRQLQHVLTVENIDYERLEVSSPGLDRPLKKLADFERFAGSEVVITLKKPLDGRKSYRGILHAPQGETIGLEFEGKEGAAMLDFTVADIDKARLVPKVDFRSRKQ; this is encoded by the coding sequence GTGCAACTGACGGAACTGATTGAAACCACGGTCGTGGGACTCGGCTACGAGCTCGTCGATCTCGAGCGCACCGGGCGCGGCAGTTTGTGTATTTATATTGACCAGCCGGCCGGCATCGCGATCGAAGACTGCGAGAAAGTCACACGTCAGCTCCAGCACGTTCTGACGGTCGAAAATATCGATTACGAGCGGCTTGAAGTGTCGTCGCCGGGTCTCGACCGCCCGCTGAAAAAACTGGCGGATTTCGAACGCTTCGCAGGCAGCGAAGTGGTAATCACATTGAAAAAGCCATTGGACGGACGGAAATCGTACCGGGGCATCCTGCATGCTCCGCAAGGCGAGACGATCGGTCTGGAATTTGAAGGGAAGGAAGGCGCCGCGATGCTCGATTTCACCGTCGCGGATATCGATAAGGCACGCCTCGTTCCGAAAGTTGACTTTAGGAGCCGCAAACAATGA
- the rluB gene encoding 23S rRNA pseudouridine(2605) synthase RluB: MTHTHDTDSSESERAVPSARADEARTTQASAGEGERPAQTTEADGEDRPRRGLRRGPRSLIARRRAGAKTKGAEGAPAQGAPVVTETPPDGEVVAQVRTPRKEGAKGQGPRRNAGGAKREGAQRDGAPREGGPREGQRERQPREGGQRQNRRGGEAPAAVAAEASPDDLFSYVTSPAFDADNSATGGVRAPMLRRGKPAAPKRVLAADDDAPKLHKVLAEAGMGSRRDMEELIVAGRVSVNGEPAHIGQRIMPTDQVRINGKPVKRKLANKPPRVLLYHKPTGEIVSHADPEGRPSVFDKLPPMKTAKWLAVGRLDFNTEGLLMLTTSGDLANRFMHPRYSVEREYAVRVVGELAEGMRQKLLHGVELEDGPANFLRIRDGGGEGTNHWYHVALAEGRNREVRRMFEAAGLMVSRLIRTRHGPISLPKGLKRGRWEELEDNQVRALMASVGLKAPSEEKGGRREAPERKQPDPMQTSMGFISREPVLMSHGRFDQQQPRGQGRRGAAGGGFGGGAGGGAGGYGNRGAGRGAGGFSGPMGGGGAASGPRGGRDVDGNRAPSGNGNRAAGGKRPGGPAGPGGSPGGGSRGPGGNRGGNANRAGGGNANPGGANRGGGAPRGRSRGR, encoded by the coding sequence TTGACACATACCCACGACACCGATTCGTCCGAATCCGAGCGCGCCGTGCCGTCGGCACGCGCCGATGAAGCGCGTACCACGCAAGCGTCGGCAGGCGAGGGCGAGCGCCCGGCGCAGACCACGGAAGCAGACGGCGAAGACCGTCCGCGCCGCGGCCTGCGTCGCGGGCCGCGCAGCCTGATCGCACGGCGCCGCGCCGGAGCGAAGACGAAGGGCGCCGAAGGTGCGCCCGCGCAAGGCGCGCCGGTCGTCACTGAAACGCCGCCGGACGGCGAGGTGGTTGCGCAAGTGCGTACGCCGCGCAAGGAAGGCGCCAAGGGCCAGGGGCCGCGCCGCAATGCGGGCGGCGCGAAGCGCGAGGGCGCTCAACGTGACGGCGCGCCTCGCGAGGGCGGACCGCGTGAAGGGCAGCGTGAGCGCCAGCCGCGCGAAGGCGGCCAGCGTCAGAATCGCCGGGGCGGTGAAGCACCGGCGGCAGTAGCAGCCGAAGCAAGTCCGGACGACCTGTTCTCGTACGTCACGTCGCCCGCATTCGACGCGGACAATAGCGCGACCGGCGGCGTGCGTGCCCCGATGCTGCGCCGTGGCAAACCGGCTGCACCCAAACGGGTCCTCGCCGCGGACGACGACGCGCCGAAGCTGCACAAGGTGCTGGCCGAAGCCGGCATGGGCTCGCGCCGCGACATGGAAGAACTGATCGTCGCCGGCCGCGTGTCGGTGAACGGTGAGCCGGCTCACATCGGCCAGCGCATCATGCCGACCGATCAGGTCCGCATCAACGGCAAGCCGGTCAAGCGCAAGCTGGCCAACAAGCCGCCGCGCGTGCTGCTGTATCACAAACCGACTGGCGAAATCGTCAGCCATGCCGATCCGGAAGGCCGCCCGTCGGTGTTCGACAAGCTGCCTCCCATGAAGACCGCCAAGTGGCTTGCGGTCGGCCGCCTCGACTTCAATACCGAAGGTCTGCTGATGCTGACCACTTCGGGCGATCTGGCCAACCGTTTCATGCATCCGCGTTACAGCGTCGAGCGTGAATATGCGGTGCGCGTGGTCGGCGAACTGGCCGAGGGCATGCGTCAGAAGCTGCTGCATGGCGTCGAGCTGGAAGACGGCCCGGCGAATTTCCTGCGCATCCGCGATGGCGGCGGCGAAGGCACCAATCATTGGTATCACGTCGCGCTCGCCGAAGGGCGTAATCGCGAAGTGCGCCGCATGTTCGAGGCAGCCGGCCTGATGGTCAGCCGCCTGATCCGCACGCGTCATGGCCCGATCTCGCTGCCGAAGGGGCTCAAGCGCGGCCGCTGGGAAGAACTCGAAGACAATCAGGTGCGCGCGCTGATGGCGTCGGTCGGCCTGAAGGCGCCGTCGGAAGAAAAGGGCGGTCGCAGAGAGGCGCCGGAGCGCAAGCAGCCGGATCCGATGCAGACGTCGATGGGCTTTATCAGCCGCGAACCGGTGCTGATGTCGCACGGCCGTTTCGATCAACAGCAGCCGCGCGGTCAAGGCCGTCGCGGTGCGGCGGGTGGCGGCTTCGGCGGTGGCGCGGGCGGCGGTGCTGGCGGCTATGGTAATCGCGGCGCTGGCCGCGGCGCCGGTGGCTTTAGCGGGCCGATGGGGGGCGGCGGTGCTGCGTCTGGCCCGCGTGGCGGGCGTGACGTCGACGGCAATCGTGCGCCGTCGGGCAATGGCAATCGCGCGGCAGGCGGTAAGCGTCCTGGCGGCCCCGCTGGTCCCGGTGGCAGTCCGGGCGGCGGCAGCCGTGGGCCGGGCGGGAATCGTGGCGGCAATGCCAACCGCGCCGGTGGCGGTAACGCCAACCCGGGCGGCGCCAATCGTGGTGGCGGCGCGCCGCGCGGCCGCTCGCGTGGCCGTTAA
- the scpB gene encoding SMC-Scp complex subunit ScpB: protein MNTQEAKIVLETALICAQEPLKLVDLRKLFADGVSADTVRNLLEDLKQDWSGRGVELVGLASGWRFQSKPAMRSYLDRLHPEKPPKYSRAVLETLAIIAYRQPVTRGDIEEIRGVTVNTQVVKQLEDRGWIEVIGHRDVPGRPALYATTRQFLDDLGLKALDELPPLADPSAQLNADLLGQHAIEFSEVEAAQALVSGEESPLEEPSESAAGEAATAEGEALGETADRDHGEETGEAAGTEIAAEHAVEHQAPVAQAQHAESTETNEPAELAESTHGAADAAPAPELHQDAAAGPARQEHAEAAKVESQAGAAEPALNHDPVSQADQAIPAHDSGVLRDTEHAAEPNPTTAAHGDPEDRRDAAQDAGILTDDEPESRSA from the coding sequence ATGAATACCCAAGAGGCGAAGATCGTCCTCGAGACTGCCTTGATCTGCGCGCAGGAGCCGTTAAAGCTCGTCGATTTGCGCAAGCTCTTTGCCGACGGCGTGTCGGCAGACACTGTTCGGAATTTGCTCGAAGACCTCAAGCAGGATTGGTCTGGGCGCGGTGTGGAGCTGGTCGGGCTGGCGTCGGGCTGGCGATTTCAAAGTAAGCCCGCGATGCGTTCGTACCTGGATCGTCTGCATCCTGAGAAACCGCCGAAATACTCGCGCGCGGTGCTCGAGACGCTCGCGATCATTGCGTACAGGCAACCGGTTACGCGTGGCGATATCGAAGAGATTCGCGGCGTCACGGTGAATACGCAGGTCGTCAAACAGCTTGAGGATCGCGGCTGGATCGAAGTGATCGGCCATCGTGACGTGCCAGGCCGTCCGGCGTTGTACGCGACCACGCGGCAATTTCTCGACGACCTCGGGTTGAAGGCGCTCGACGAATTGCCGCCGCTGGCTGATCCGTCTGCGCAGCTGAACGCGGATCTGCTCGGTCAGCATGCGATCGAATTTTCCGAGGTCGAGGCTGCGCAAGCCCTGGTTTCGGGTGAGGAGAGTCCGCTGGAAGAACCGTCGGAATCTGCTGCCGGCGAAGCAGCCACTGCCGAGGGTGAAGCCCTTGGCGAAACTGCCGATCGCGATCATGGCGAAGAAACTGGCGAGGCAGCAGGAACGGAAATCGCTGCCGAACACGCTGTAGAGCATCAAGCGCCAGTCGCTCAGGCGCAGCATGCGGAGTCGACTGAGACAAACGAGCCGGCTGAACTTGCCGAATCGACGCATGGCGCGGCAGATGCCGCACCGGCGCCCGAGTTGCATCAGGACGCCGCCGCAGGCCCGGCTAGGCAAGAACACGCCGAAGCGGCAAAGGTTGAATCGCAGGCCGGCGCTGCTGAGCCCGCACTGAATCACGATCCGGTCTCCCAGGCCGATCAGGCAATACCCGCGCACGACTCGGGCGTACTCCGCGATACGGAGCACGCCGCCGAGCCGAACCCGACCACAGCGGCGCACGGCGATCCAGAGGATCGTCGCGATGCCGCGCAGGACGCAGGCATTCTGACCGACGACGAACCCGAGTCGCGCAGCGCCTGA
- a CDS encoding pyridoxal phosphate-dependent aminotransferase: MSESDLPVPSVPNARDAVRALRPSQIREVANAGFGVADVLPFWFGESDRVTPAFIRDAASAALAAGATFYTHNLGIAPLRAALAGYVSELHGTTSPDHIAVTSAGVNALMLAAQLVVGAGDRVVAVTPLWPNLVEIPKILGAHVETVALGYGERGWQLDLEQLLAALTPGTKMLLINSPNNPTGWVMSRDEQRAVLAHCRRHGIWIVADEVYERLYYPDADADAGTGAHGAHSRTAPSFLDLAGRDERVICVNSFSKAWLMTGWRLGWLVAPAALMGDLGKLVEYNTSCAPDFVQQAGIAAVQQGERFTQDLVRDLKASRDHLVHALSTVPGVDVQAPPGAMYLFFSMPGAARSLELCKAMVREVGLGVAPGSAFGREGEGFVRWCYACDPARLDLGVERLRRFLAQHGMH; the protein is encoded by the coding sequence ATGAGCGAATCGGATCTGCCTGTGCCCTCCGTCCCTAACGCGCGCGATGCGGTGCGCGCACTGCGTCCTTCGCAGATCCGTGAAGTCGCGAATGCCGGTTTCGGCGTCGCCGACGTACTGCCGTTCTGGTTCGGCGAGTCCGACCGGGTGACCCCGGCCTTTATCCGCGACGCCGCCAGCGCCGCATTGGCCGCCGGCGCCACGTTCTATACGCATAACCTGGGCATCGCGCCGCTGCGCGCGGCACTCGCGGGCTACGTCAGCGAGCTGCACGGAACGACCTCGCCCGACCATATCGCAGTGACGAGCGCCGGTGTCAACGCGTTGATGCTGGCCGCGCAGCTGGTAGTTGGGGCGGGCGACCGCGTCGTGGCGGTTACGCCGCTGTGGCCCAATCTGGTCGAGATTCCCAAGATTCTCGGCGCGCATGTGGAAACCGTCGCGCTGGGTTACGGTGAGCGCGGCTGGCAACTCGATCTCGAGCAATTGCTGGCAGCGTTGACGCCGGGCACGAAGATGCTCCTGATCAATTCGCCGAACAATCCGACCGGCTGGGTGATGAGCCGCGACGAGCAGCGCGCCGTGCTGGCGCATTGCCGTCGTCACGGTATCTGGATCGTCGCCGACGAAGTCTACGAGCGTCTTTATTATCCGGACGCCGATGCGGATGCCGGCACCGGCGCGCACGGCGCCCATTCGCGCACGGCGCCGTCGTTTCTCGATCTGGCGGGGCGCGACGAGCGCGTGATCTGCGTGAACTCGTTTTCCAAGGCATGGCTGATGACCGGCTGGCGGCTCGGCTGGCTGGTCGCGCCGGCCGCGCTGATGGGCGATCTGGGCAAGCTGGTCGAGTACAACACGTCGTGTGCGCCGGATTTCGTTCAGCAGGCGGGGATCGCGGCGGTCCAGCAGGGTGAGCGCTTCACGCAGGACCTGGTGCGCGACCTGAAGGCATCGCGTGATCATCTGGTGCACGCGCTGTCCACCGTGCCGGGCGTCGACGTGCAGGCGCCGCCGGGGGCGATGTATCTGTTTTTCTCGATGCCGGGCGCGGCGCGCAGCCTCGAGCTGTGCAAGGCCATGGTGCGGGAAGTAGGCCTGGGCGTGGCGCCCGGCAGCGCATTCGGCCGGGAAGGCGAGGGCTTCGTACGCTGGTGCTATGCCTGCGATCCCGCCCGGCTGGACCTGGGCGTCGAGCGTCTGAGGCGATTCCTGGCGCAGCACGGCATGCATTGA
- a CDS encoding LysR family transcriptional regulator, with translation MNVTLRQLRVFIEVARLQSFSRAGDEIGLTQSAVSRCVRELEGEIGLKLIDRTTREVQLTDVGGNLVSSVSRLLTDLDDALREIREIGEQRRGRVVVAASPTVACRLMPRVVAACGRQFPYITLGLRDDVQSDVVRKVKSGEVDFGVIIGPFSADDLLSESLMTDSFCVVARDDHPLAARERVAWTDLDGQQLVMLDYASGSRPIIDAVMQEYGVSATVVQELGHSATVFGLVEAGVGVSVLPWLALPLPAGAALVARPLVPRAERTVELVRRRDRSLSPAAEAVWSLIRQLPARAEDLN, from the coding sequence ATGAATGTGACGCTGCGTCAGCTAAGGGTTTTCATTGAGGTCGCCCGTTTGCAGAGCTTCAGTCGGGCCGGCGATGAGATCGGTCTGACGCAATCGGCGGTCAGCCGCTGCGTACGTGAGCTGGAAGGCGAAATTGGCCTGAAGCTGATCGACCGCACCACGCGCGAGGTGCAGTTAACGGACGTCGGCGGCAACCTGGTATCGAGCGTGTCACGCCTGCTGACGGATCTGGACGACGCCTTGCGCGAGATCCGCGAAATCGGCGAACAGCGTCGCGGGCGTGTGGTGGTGGCCGCGAGCCCGACGGTCGCCTGCCGCTTGATGCCGCGCGTGGTGGCGGCGTGCGGACGTCAGTTTCCGTACATCACATTGGGTCTGCGTGACGACGTGCAAAGCGACGTGGTGCGCAAGGTGAAGTCGGGAGAAGTCGATTTCGGCGTGATCATCGGTCCGTTTTCCGCCGACGACCTGCTCAGCGAATCCCTGATGACGGATTCGTTTTGCGTGGTTGCGCGCGACGATCACCCCCTGGCGGCGCGGGAGCGGGTGGCATGGACCGACCTGGACGGCCAGCAGCTCGTCATGCTCGACTACGCGTCAGGCAGCCGGCCGATCATCGACGCTGTGATGCAGGAATACGGCGTGAGCGCCACTGTGGTGCAGGAGCTGGGGCATTCCGCGACCGTTTTTGGACTGGTCGAGGCGGGCGTGGGCGTAAGCGTGTTGCCCTGGCTGGCGCTGCCTTTGCCGGCGGGCGCCGCGTTGGTGGCGCGGCCACTCGTGCCGCGCGCCGAGCGCACGGTCGAACTGGTGCGGCGGCGCGACCGCTCGTTGTCGCCGGCGGCGGAGGCGGTGTGGAGCCTGATTCGTCAATTGCCGGCGCGAGCGGAGGATTTGAACTGA